GGCGGCCGTACCAGTGGTCGAACCCCTGCGAGCACCCGATGAACTGCTTGCTGTGCTTGTACGGCACGATAGAGGCGGCGCGGTGGTGCACCCTGGCGGGGTACTTGGCGCCGTAGCCCACGAGGTAGCTCACGCCCCTGGGGTTGGTGCCCAGCACGTAGTCCACCTGCGCCCTGGccagcgccgccacctcgccggcgcccgccgTCTCGCCGCCCGCGCAGGTCACCGTCTCCACGCCGGCCTCGGCCAGGTAGTCGGCGTAGGTGGACAGCAGGAACGCCGCGTTGGTCACGTACTGCATGTTGTTCCACTGCCGGATGTAGAGCATCCCGCCCGGGCTCCGCTCCACGTTGGCGTCCTCGCCGCCGGCCGCGTTCCGGCCCAGGCACGCGCACACGTAGTGCTCCGCCTTGGCCTGGTACCGCTCCAGCGTCCTCTTCTGCTCCGCCGTGTGCTCTCCCCTCAGAAGCAGCTGAAATTAATAAGAGAGCCATTTTCGTCAGTGATCGTTCACCTGATGACTACTGTCTGCCAGTGCCAACCATAGTGCGTAGTAGATGCTGGCTTACTCTTGCGGCGAGGATCTGGACACCGGCGTACTTGACGTCCCAGCTGAACTCGGTGATGGCCCAGCCGGTGCCGCCGAAGTCGTGGGCGTTGTGGACGACGTAGTCGAGGTAGGCGGCCTTGCCGGTGGCGCGGTGGAGCCAGAGGGCGGCCCACAGCAGCTCGTCCTTGTACCCGCTCACCGACGCGTAGTAGCTCTTCACCTCCGCGATGCTGCTGTCGTACTGGCCCCTGTACCCGTCCGCGAACTCGAACAGCTGCACGCACGTTCGCAAAAGCGAAAGCAAACATCAGCCAACGTGCACGTACGAACACCCAACAACCAGTAAGATTGCATACACTATCAtcagtttaaaaataaaaaaataaaaagcccTAAGAATAATTAAGGTTGCATATGTATCTATCATTCATTGATGCATTTTTATAGTTGACACTTGAAAAGCAGCAGGTAGGTAGCGAGGCCAGTGAGTGTGAATACGGACCGGTTCAATTAGCACATGATGACACGACGACCGACCGCTTCCTAATAATTTCCCAGTTAAGCCGCTGGTTCAACATGGGATTGAACTGGCCACCTAATCATGCCCGGAGGCAGCAAATGGAAAGTTCCCCGTCCACCAGATAGAGGTTGCACGCCGGCCCCACACGGCAGCCAGACAGCCCCTACGAAACGAGCCGAGCCGACAGAAGAGAAAAATCTCCATTTTCCCGCCCGATCGATCGACGTCGATGGCGTCGAGCTGTTGGCAACTTGGCATGTGCGGCACAGGGCACAAGAAAAGAACACACCTCACACCACCCATGAAAAGACCGGCGCCCCTTGACCAACGCCACCAACACTCGTACGCTATGTTCCAAAATCCGGTACGCAGACAGACTGGTACTACGCTGTGCTCCAAACTTGCACCgatatttttcttgcatttttcCACGCCAGACCTCGCATGCACTACGTCAACGTGTACGCTGTCTGTATCTAGAGTGTGTACCTGCTGGGCGTGGTGCAGGAGGAGGTGGGCGTAGTGCGGGTTCGACTTGCGGAAGACCatggaggcggcggccatggcggccgccgTCTCGCCGGCGACGTCGGAGCCGGGGTGGTCGCGGTCGACCTTGTACGCCTGCCGCGACGTCGTCATGTCCTCCGGCCGCTGCCAGCAGTAGTGGTCCGTGTCGCCGTCTCCCACCTGTTCAAGAAAAAGCTAGGAGATTAATCCGACGGCTCTGGTGCATCATGGACGACGACCGACGAAGCTTTGAAACATATGCACGCCATGTGTGGATGGAAGAAAATAGTTTAGTGCTGCCGTTCGTTGGTACGTACGTTCATCAAATCAAACTGGCCGCCTACCTAACACGCTTGTTGTTATTCACCAGAAAGAACCTTTTTCTTTTCTCCCCTAACCAGAAAATACCACATATAATCGATATTTCTAAAGAAAAGATGTACGTATAATTGAtcaaagtgcaacaaggtagctaGGTGTGCATAATTGAATTGAATTggtctctctctttctttcttggAACGATCACTGGCTTGCTTGCGCAACAGCTAGCTTGGAGCCGGTCGGTCTCATCTCATGCATGTCATGATCGATCGTATCTGAacacagctactccctccgtccgaaaatacttgtcatcaaaatgaacacaaaaggatgtatctagaactaggatgtatctagaactatagttctagatacatccttttgtgtccattttgatgacaagtattttcggacggagggagtatgagctAGCTATAGCTAGGGGATGGATGGAGGTGACGCATGATCGCCGTCGTCGGTCGGCTCGTGGAGTGCTACGTACCTCGGCCCATAGCTCGTCGGGCTGTGTGTGCGCCTTGATGAAGTAGTCGGTGCCCCACTTGATGGCCTCGAgcgcgtgcgcgagctcgccggcCGCCGCGACGTCGTCGCCGTACTCGATCATGCTccatgacagcatggtgacggtgaaggCCATGGGCAGGCCGAACTTgacgtggtcgccggcgtcgtagtAGCCGCCCACCAGGTCCACCCCCTGCTCCAGGCCGTCGGTGAGGCCCGAGTGGTCGCGCCACGGTACCCGCTGCCCGTGCGGCAGCCGCCCCGACCGCTGCGCCTCGAAGTAGAGCAGGCTCTTCCGCAGCGCCTCCTCGTAGTTGTGCGCCTTGCCGTCGCCGCTCCCGCTCTtgctcccctccgccgccgccgcgatcaGAAGCAGCACCAGCAGCGACACGGCCCCGAGACGGCGAGACAAGATTACGGCGGTGGCGCCCCCTGATCTCATTGCGCAAGAAGGTGCTCCTCGGATTGTTGGTGTGCCTTCCTCGCTTGTGCGTGCCCCGGGCGCGCCCTGTGATCACCGCTGCGCCGCCCTCTGCCGGCTCTGCTAGCTTTGCCTGTGTGCGAGCGTAGGTGTTTGTGTTATCTCTCTCCCGCCGTTGTGCGTTGTGTGCTGTGTGGCGAGCAGGGCGGGGCAGTGTCCTCCGACCTGAGGCCGTGGCCTGGCGCGCTTATATTCGCGGCCGGCGTCCGGGTCCAGCACACGCACGCGCACCGCGTTGAACCGGTTCGGCGGCCGGGCCGCGCCGGGGGAATATAAAACTCTAGAGATAGGAGTAGATAGCAGGAGAGGAGCAGGCAGGCAGGAAAGAAACGATGCAAATATGAGGGAGCGAAGCTGCGTTTTGGAGTTGGAGGGGGTGGACTCGTTCGGGTTTTGTATCGTTTGTTTGGTGAGGCAGGGGAGATTGAAACAGATGGTTGGGTTGGGTTTTGGGTTAGCGACGACGCACGCAAGCGGAGCAGATTTTGACCGGGACGCGCGTATACGTGTAGCGCGGCCGGGGCTTTTCAGAGCGCGCGTACACGTGAGTCGGTTGGGGCCAGCCGGGCACGTACCGCCAGGTACCAACACATGGCCGAAACACGCGTGCGACCGGCGTAGTTCCTTCGGGCCAAGTCGCCGGTCGATCGACTGGCCGGCCGGTGGCCTGTAACAGGCTTTCATTTCGCCGTGAAATCTTAGCAGGCAAGCTATCTAGGTCAGGCGGCCGGTCtggtaagagcaagtacaatagagccgaGTCGGCGGGCtataaaaaataaactagtatatttctgcttagttggaggaaagagaaggtaagcgggctcttcgtgaagagtcagctctagcacgtgctcttaggcactttgtgagaatgaaagatgggtcacataataaaaaaatagtacaATCTTTtaatctattattgtacatgttggctataagataaGCTGTATATGACAtgacactggcttatagccagcagctggctatactattaaccatgctctaaaaagactcgtatttttctctctctctctcgctaccTCCCGTGGAAAAACATACTCGGTAGTTATAAGTGGTTGGCTGAAGTACGTTTAACTATAGGCAAATTATAAGCTTTGTGTGTGCCGTGAGATTATTGTTCCGGCCGGGCGCCGGGGCAGGGCATGTTTTGTCGGGGGCGAGCATGTTTCTCCACGATCGGTTGGTCAATCGTGTAGTCAGCTGACGGTTGCACCATGTTTCGCGATGATAATACAGCACTACATGCATCCACCACTAGATCGATTGCTAATTCTAGCAAGATGATTATTAGGTTGGGCTAGCCAGGTACTACTATCAATGATCAACAAACTGTATAGTACGAGCTGATTAAGCTGCACCATATATTCTGCAAAACGAATATATGTACATGCAAGTATACAGGGCTAGCTTCTTCTACAGGCATACGTCCTTTCCCCATCTGCTCTCGTGCGTGTACGTGAAAGCGAAAGGTGACCCCCTTTTCCCCGTGGTGAAAGTGAAAATAGCGATTCGTTTCCCCGTGGCCGGACAGGGACTCCCCGGCGGCAACGATTTGATGCCTCCCTTTTCTTCCACCGGCTGCGCAATCCTATTGCCAGCCTAGACCCTAGATACATGCATGGGTACATCTATCTGGTACTGGTAGGCAGGTTCATGGATAGATGCACGGTTTATACAACGATATGTGCTTTGCCAAACCGTAAACTACTGCTAGACTAGTACCCGATCCCTTGGAAACTTCTCCGGTAGCTCTCTCCGTCTCTCCCATGTGGCGTAGTCAACCATTGTTCCTCGGAGAGGGCCAACTGAACCACCGCATTTTGACCGTGCTCTGGCACCGCACGCACTCGTCTAATAAGTCTTCGTCGTTTTCTATTGCTCGTCGAAGAAAATTAAAGATCTAGACGTATGTATCGATTACGATGTGCTTaatgtatgtgtgtgtgagatgcTATGGTCACTAGTTTCCTCTCTACTAGCTAGCTCAACCGGTTCCGTTTTCTAggtgcttcttcttctcctcgtaGCTCAACCAGACGTCTGGTTTGTCCAATTTTCTCGTGCGGTTgggaagtcctactccctccgtaaactgtTCTGTCAAGCAAAGGCGGGAAAATTGAAGGAGGCTACTAAGCTAACACCACCTCATCGCCCTCCTTTTGTACGTGGTTAGATCACTAATTAATGGCTGCCTTTTGGTGGCCGATGATGACGTTGATATGTATTTGTGCCACGGATTTTTCGTGCCCTTGAGATTACTTTTTTTCAATTTGCTAGCTAGTAGTAGTTCTCatatatttttctttctagactaaGATCCAGTGACGGAGGTTGATTGAACCAATGACCTACCTCTTGTTGGGGTGATAAAGACtttcttgcttccgaaatccttTTTGAGAGGGTACCCTTTTTCCTTCGTCGTTTTCAAATTCCAGTGCGATGCCACTAGCCAGGTGTACGCAACTACACAAGCAAGGTCCACCTCACGTATGCAAGGGCAGTATAGTTTCTTTCATGGTTTATGATTTATATATGTTTTCTTTGAAATCATGAACACACACATATAAAGGTATGATGACGTTGATGGGAAATTTAGTCGCACCGCTTCACCAGACCATAGTTTGCCTATCTTAATCGTAACCAGGTTTATTTATTTATGTATTTCTTTTTGTGACAATATTTATTTATATATTTCAACGATTTGTTGGACAAGTACTTGCATAATTACATATCAGAAACCTGTTGGTTAGGTCCTCCTCAGGTATGCAGGGACACTATAGTTTCTTTCATGGTTTGTGATTAATGTTTTCTTTATCGTGAACGCACATATAAATACGATGACATTGATCAGGAATTTTGTCGCACTGCTTCACCAACCATACACTTGTTTGCTTATCTTAATCGTGACCATGCTCAtttatttttatatttatttttgccAAAATATTTATTTATACATTTCGACAAAAAATCTGATCAATGTCTTTTGGTTTCTCTTGTTGATTTGTGGCCTGCATAAAAAAAGAGAGCTAAAGTAACTTTTTTTTTCTGATTGTGAAAAGAAGGGTTTGATTTGATTTTTCCACAGCTCACAACTCGGTAGTGATTTTCATGAACCATTTGTATCTAGATACAATGATGAGTCATCTAAATGTTTTTTTTAACCGGGCTTTTCGACCCCTTTCCATTGCATAGAACGGAAATACATCAGTCCCAGAAACATGTTcagaaagaagggaaaggggaaaagcgAGTTCAAGCACTACCAGGAAACCCACCACACTCGCCCGACATCGTGACGAGTGCTATGGGGCGAAAACCTGAGCAGCACCAATATTCATAAAGTCTGACTAGTTATTACAAAACCGATCTGCTGGGGACCAAATTGACACTACCAGACCAAAATATCATGCTACTCGAAGCAACGAGGTGCAGCAGGCTTCAGACTTCGGAGTGGATCGCCCAGAAGGTCACTCTCCGGTGATCGGCTGCCTGGCCGCCTCGCACAGCTTCATCATCTGCATGGTCCCTGCCCTGATCTGCTCCGCGCCTGTGCGTAGCCTCTTAGCATCCTCTCCGTGCTGCAGACCTGTCCAATAGAGCAAGAAAGAGCACATGGAAAAGACTATCTCAAAAGGAGTTTTGATCATTTTCTTCTCAAAGGTGGCTCGATTTCGGGCCAGCCAGATA
Above is a window of Triticum aestivum cultivar Chinese Spring chromosome 6B, IWGSC CS RefSeq v2.1, whole genome shotgun sequence DNA encoding:
- the LOC123138292 gene encoding endoglucanase 7 — protein: MRSGGATAVILSRRLGAVSLLVLLLIAAAAEGSKSGSGDGKAHNYEEALRKSLLYFEAQRSGRLPHGQRVPWRDHSGLTDGLEQGVDLVGGYYDAGDHVKFGLPMAFTVTMLSWSMIEYGDDVAAAGELAHALEAIKWGTDYFIKAHTQPDELWAEVGDGDTDHYCWQRPEDMTTSRQAYKVDRDHPGSDVAGETAAAMAAASMVFRKSNPHYAHLLLHHAQQLFEFADGYRGQYDSSIAEVKSYYASVSGYKDELLWAALWLHRATGKAAYLDYVVHNAHDFGGTGWAITEFSWDVKYAGVQILAARLLLRGEHTAEQKRTLERYQAKAEHYVCACLGRNAAGGEDANVERSPGGMLYIRQWNNMQYVTNAAFLLSTYADYLAEAGVETVTCAGGETAGAGEVAALARAQVDYVLGTNPRGVSYLVGYGAKYPARVHHRAASIVPYKHSKQFIGCSQGFDHWYGRRSSNPNVLVGAIVGGPDRSDRFRDNRENYMQTEACTYNTAPMVGMFAKLNRMAREEREQRAATAAEM